One Bartonella kosoyi DNA segment encodes these proteins:
- a CDS encoding helix-turn-helix domain-containing protein, which translates to MQTKNSRFNDISIGKRIRHRRMSMRLSQKELGNSLGVSFQQIQKYEKGLNRVSAGRLLEIANLLEVPMSFFYADIIAKKEDNLIKEYPSHDDQEIYSEKEHTLLKTFRELHPKKQKAIWWLISD; encoded by the coding sequence ATGCAAACCAAAAATTCACGTTTTAACGATATTTCTATCGGCAAAAGAATTCGTCATAGAAGAATGTCAATGAGGCTTTCTCAAAAAGAATTAGGGAATTCCTTAGGTGTCAGTTTCCAACAAATCCAAAAATACGAAAAAGGGTTAAACCGTGTAAGCGCAGGACGTTTGCTAGAAATTGCTAACCTACTGGAGGTTCCAATGAGCTTTTTTTATGCAGATATTATTGCTAAAAAAGAAGATAACCTCATAAAAGAATATCCCTCACACGATGATCAAGAAATCTATAGCGAAAAAGAACACACCCTTTTGAAAACTTTTAGAGAACTCCACCCTAAAAAACAAAAGGCAATTTGGTGGTTAATTTCCGATTAG
- a CDS encoding helix-turn-helix domain-containing protein, which yields MQSKNSRFNDISIGKRIRHRRMSMRLSQKELGNSLGVSFQQIQKYEKGLNRVSAGRLLEIANLLEVPMSFFYADIIAKKEDNLIKEYPSHDDQEIYSEKEHTLLKTFRELHPKKQKAIWWLISD from the coding sequence ATGCAATCCAAAAATTCACGTTTTAACGATATTTCTATCGGCAAAAGAATTCGTCATAGAAGAATGTCAATGAGGCTTTCTCAAAAAGAATTAGGGAATTCCTTAGGTGTCAGTTTCCAACAAATCCAAAAATACGAAAAAGGGTTAAACCGTGTAAGCGCAGGACGTTTGCTAGAAATTGCTAACCTACTGGAGGTTCCAATGAGCTTTTTTTATGCAGATATTATTGCTAAAAAAGAAGATAACCTCATAAAAGAATATCCCTCACACGATGATCAAGAAATCTATAGCGAAAAAGAACACACCCTTTTGAAAACTTTTAGAGAACTCCACCCTAAAAAACAAAAGGCAATTTGGTGGTTAATTTCCGATTAG
- a CDS encoding cell envelope biogenesis protein TolA, translating into MNKDSYHSMKRGLVLSLVVHVILISWGAVQFTNSVSLPQPLEAIPITLAPVSEEFSSQQGAVEAPLHAIPAVKPTTAPQEIEDARHIGEGQRDSLAPFQPKEKPRPVETIPPLPSDPSETSKLTESVEAKTEGVPKVAPEMPLQALEDAPKVAPEMPLQALEDVPKVAPEMPLQALEDAPKVAPEMPLQALEDAPKVAPEMPLQALEDAPKVAPEMPLQALEDAPPKLSLKPAHKSEEMISPKELAPTVQKVPVEQIVSQVPKIALPEKPLLPQFKPKFNEEFPRKNEAALKQKTSKLNKKNQEKQTIEDILAMEENNLLNRARSQGGGAKRSHTPEAMGARKNIHDTTKMAQTLVNIAGGCIQQKLKLVALGGDLKNRPVVRLRFYLDREGMVMGDPIIDPVSGLESQQAIMIRQVYAAVFSCQPYADLPRDQYDLWGQGFDFNVDPLQEIR; encoded by the coding sequence ATGAACAAAGACTCCTATCATAGTATGAAACGAGGCTTGGTTTTATCCCTTGTGGTCCATGTTATTTTGATCAGTTGGGGCGCCGTTCAGTTTACAAACTCTGTTTCTTTGCCACAACCCTTGGAAGCAATTCCCATCACTCTTGCGCCTGTGAGCGAAGAGTTTTCCTCTCAACAAGGCGCCGTGGAAGCGCCACTCCATGCAATTCCTGCTGTTAAACCAACCACTGCCCCCCAAGAGATAGAAGATGCTCGCCATATTGGAGAAGGACAACGAGATAGTCTTGCGCCTTTTCAGCCAAAGGAAAAACCGCGTCCCGTTGAGACAATACCGCCGCTTCCAAGCGATCCGTCAGAAACATCCAAGCTTACAGAATCAGTAGAAGCAAAAACAGAGGGTGTACCGAAGGTTGCACCTGAGATGCCTTTGCAAGCGCTAGAGGACGCCCCGAAGGTTGCACCTGAGATGCCTTTGCAAGCGCTAGAGGATGTGCCGAAGGTTGCACCTGAGATGCCTTTGCAAGCGCTAGAGGACGCCCCGAAGGTTGCACCTGAGATGCCTTTGCAAGCGCTAGAGGACGCCCCGAAGGTTGCGCCTGAGATGCCTTTGCAAGCGCTAGAGGACGCCCCGAAGGTTGCACCTGAGATGCCTTTGCAAGCGCTAGAGGATGCGCCGCCCAAGCTTTCTCTTAAGCCTGCGCACAAAAGTGAAGAGATGATATCGCCGAAAGAATTGGCTCCAACGGTACAAAAGGTCCCAGTAGAGCAGATTGTGTCTCAAGTGCCTAAAATTGCACTTCCAGAAAAACCTCTTCTTCCCCAGTTTAAACCAAAATTTAATGAAGAATTTCCAAGGAAGAATGAGGCTGCATTGAAGCAAAAGACGTCAAAGCTTAACAAGAAAAATCAAGAGAAACAGACGATTGAAGATATTTTAGCCATGGAAGAAAATAATTTGCTCAATCGTGCGCGCTCACAAGGAGGGGGAGCAAAACGCTCTCATACACCAGAGGCAATGGGGGCAAGAAAAAATATTCATGATACCACAAAAATGGCACAAACATTGGTCAATATTGCGGGGGGATGTATTCAACAGAAGCTTAAACTGGTGGCGCTTGGTGGCGATTTAAAAAACCGTCCCGTCGTGCGGTTGCGTTTTTACTTAGACCGTGAAGGGATGGTTATGGGGGATCCTATCATTGATCCTGTAAGCGGTCTTGAGAGCCAACAGGCGATTATGATAAGGCAGGTCTATGCGGCTGTCTTTTCATGCCAACCTTATGCAGATCTCCCACGTGATCAATATGATCTGTGGGGGCAAGGTTTTGACTTTAATGTTGACCCCCTCCAAGAAATAAGATGA
- the tolR gene encoding protein TolR → MGISVASSSQKNTRRRHHSRSQLMSEINVTPFVDVMLVLLIIFMVSAPLLVNGVPLDLPRSQAGPVRAQKTPLTVSLDAQGRFAIHQDYYESSQALIAQLKTLLEADPTQKDQRVFVRVAKTVEYQQVLKLLADIQKAGFSQVALASLAQ, encoded by the coding sequence ATGGGAATTTCTGTTGCTTCTTCTTCTCAAAAAAATACACGGAGGCGGCATCATTCACGAAGTCAACTGATGAGTGAGATTAATGTTACCCCTTTTGTGGATGTGATGTTGGTGTTGCTTATTATTTTTATGGTCTCTGCTCCCCTTTTGGTGAACGGTGTTCCTTTGGATTTACCACGCAGTCAAGCGGGACCCGTCCGCGCACAAAAAACACCCCTTACGGTTTCCCTGGATGCGCAAGGGCGCTTTGCTATTCATCAAGATTATTATGAAAGTTCACAAGCGTTGATTGCACAGCTTAAAACTCTTCTGGAAGCGGATCCTACACAAAAAGATCAACGGGTTTTTGTGCGGGTTGCTAAAACTGTTGAATATCAACAAGTCTTAAAACTACTCGCAGATATTCAAAAGGCAGGGTTTTCTCAAGTTGCGCTAGCAAGTCTAGCACAATAA
- the tolQ gene encoding protein TolQ, which yields MPHGELMNPQTMGMLHLFMQASLVVKVVMVGLLLASVWSWAIIFDKIFTYRRIRREIKKFERSFWSGKALEDLYVACKSHPTNSISAVFMAAMAEWKKSLEKGTHTSISLQSRIDKAMDLTLGRESEKIESKLSFLATLGSAGPFIGLFGTVIGIMQSFLSISASQNTSLAIVAPGIAEALLATAIGLFAAIPAVIAYNKLTHESARIIAQIENFADEFSTIVSRRLDETRTAPSSL from the coding sequence ATGCCGCATGGTGAACTAATGAATCCGCAAACAATGGGAATGTTGCATTTGTTTATGCAAGCAAGTCTCGTCGTTAAAGTTGTTATGGTTGGGTTGCTGCTTGCTTCCGTCTGGAGTTGGGCCATTATTTTTGATAAAATTTTTACGTACCGGAGAATACGGCGTGAAATAAAGAAATTTGAACGTAGTTTTTGGTCTGGCAAAGCGCTAGAAGATCTTTATGTCGCCTGTAAAAGTCACCCTACCAATAGCATATCTGCCGTTTTTATGGCAGCAATGGCTGAATGGAAAAAATCTCTTGAAAAAGGAACCCATACTTCGATCAGTTTGCAGAGCAGAATTGATAAGGCGATGGATCTAACATTGGGACGCGAAAGCGAAAAAATAGAATCAAAGTTAAGTTTTCTTGCAACACTGGGATCTGCAGGACCCTTTATTGGCCTTTTTGGAACAGTGATTGGGATTATGCAGTCTTTTCTTTCTATTTCAGCTTCTCAAAATACCTCTCTTGCCATTGTCGCACCAGGGATTGCAGAAGCACTTTTGGCAACAGCTATTGGTTTGTTTGCGGCAATTCCAGCCGTTATTGCCTATAATAAATTGACCCATGAAAGTGCGCGCATCATTGCACAAATCGAAAATTTTGCTGATGAATTTTCAACAATTGTCTCACGGCGTCTTGATGAAACACGTACAGCACCTTCCTCTTTATAA